gacagatagacagacagacagatagatagatagatagatagatagacagacagacagacagacagacagacagacagacagacagacagacagaccgcTAGAACAGCAACTTCTTTAAGGAGCATAAAACTATGGTTGAAGAAAGACAGGTGACACTTGCTTTTCAGAGCTGAATGTTGTGGAAGCCCTGACGTTGTTTAGAACATATCCAGccattctttccatctctggttaAAACAAGTTGTGCAGGCTTTTCTAACACTTGCAAAACCTGTTTTCTCAGCAGCTGCCATGGGTCACCCCATGAGCAATGATGTTTCCTCCTTATTGCCTTCAACTCCCTGAAAACTGATGGCCGACTTGTCTCCATCCTGCGAGCGGACATTTTGTTGACCAATAAATTCGTGTCTCTGGTGTTTTTGGATGTTCTGTTGTGCTTTCTTGACAGCTCCCTGTTTTTGTCTAGGTTTGTGCAACTCTCGGAACAACTGGAGTCTGTGCTTTTGACAGCCTTTCGGAGCTGGGACCTGTATGTAAGTAGTCTCAATACTTCTCAAAAGAGACCGTTATAACAAGTTTTAGATGGTGACCAACCCTTACCTCAAGCAAATATCTAATTCTAGATTTTATGGCAACGCAACAGCTTGCGCAAGTGTCAGCTATTGCACAGAAATTAACTGTTGCGCAACAAGCTTTCGCTAGTGCAATTGTTGCATTAGATCTCGTTGTTGTGCAGCCTTTAAATTTGGTCATCTGCAGGTGCAAGGGCAGACAGAGAACATTCAGTACATCTCTAGACTTTCTCAAACATCACCTTTAATTGCTCTGTAGGTTCTAAAGAGGGACTCTGGCTTCATGTTGATGCCGCCTATGCTGGGACAGCGTTTCTCTGCCCAGAATTCAGAACATTTTTGACTGGAATAGAATATGCAGATTCTTTTACCTTCAACCCTTCCAAATGGATGATGGTTCACTTCGACTGCACAGCATTCTGGTGAGTGTGAGGCTCAAAGCTTGCACACACGTGAAATTCTAAGTCTCTGCAATTCCACCCCAATGACCAATTATTCCCTCCTGGTCCCCATTTGTATAGGATCAAGGATAAAAACAAGCTGCAGCAAACCTTCAGTGTTAATCCCATCTACCTCAGACATCCCAACACGGGGTCAGCCACGGACTTCATGGTGAGTAAACTGAATGCAAAAGGGGGCTGTTGTAGACCAGACACCAGATTTCTGTGTTTCTTTGCAAAATAGCAGTAGGGGGCTTGATTCTCTCCTCCTTTATCTTTTCTCCCATGAGAAATCCCCCAAAATTAATTACCTCCTTAGGCAAAACATACATCATCGCCATCAGTAttaaccttaaggtccataaatagcaacaccctagaggtcccgggccctaagggagttagattagcctcaaccagagccagggccttctcaacactggctccagcctggtggaacactctgcgggatctgatttctttccgcagggcctgtaagacagagttgttccgcctggcctttggcttagaatcagtttgattccctccccctctttctttttcctttctcctccagtgaagaggctgcatcctaatgtttaaatgctgtattttaatcttgttttttaaattgtattttaatcaacttgtttttattattggttgttagccactctgagcccggtcatggctggggagggcggggtataaataaaatttagtagtagtagtagttcttACATAttagtcttcttctttggtgatccctcgtagccgagtaagattggcttccatgaacacagtcttaacagtaagtccgtaagtggctgtggaagccaattctggatccacacgtccttccacagtggggacatagggttctgggcgggagttgatcacggtgagagtttgccaaacgtgcattcctcttagctcatttctccctttcgtcctgagtttgagcatcttcaaagcccataacacctttggtaaaggctgttctccaactggagccagtgtttcccagttgtcagtgtttatactactttttttttttttttttgctttgaaagagtctttaaacctcttttgttgaccaccagcattatgctttccattttaaagttcggaatagagtagttgctttggaagacatatTAGTCTCACATTAGTCTTATATATGTCACATATTAGTATGTGACATATGACTCCCATCAAATTATCCTGGGaattgtcatttgttaagggtgctgagagtgggtggcgctgtgggttaaaccacagagcctagggcttgctgatcagaaggtcggccgttcgaatccccacgacggggtgagctctcgttgctcggtccctgctcctgccaatctagcagtttgaaagcatgtcaaagtgcaagtagataaataggtaccactccggcgggaaggtaaacagcgtttccatgtgctgctctggttcaccagaagcggcttagtcatgctggccacatgacccggaagctgtacgccggctccctcggccaataaagcgagatgagcgctgcaaccccagagtcggccacgactggacctaatggtcaggggtccctttacctttacttaagggttctgagagttgttaggagacgcttattcccctcagagagttcCACTCTTGGGAAGAGGTATTGATTGTTGAACTGCTCTGAGCACTGCACCTCTGGGAGGGGGATAGGGGGTCTTCTAACAAAAACccttaataaaccacagttcctaGATTGTTTTTTGGGgatggagaagccatgactgtttaaaatggtatcctAGTGCTTGAAACGCGTAGCGCATATGGGAACTTGGTTTTTGAAACAAGATAGACTGGGTTCAAATGTGTTTGAAGGGCATGCTCTGTGGCTAGGAAGGCCTTTGCCCTAATACAATTCTCCAGTTACTCAGTCATGAGGGGGATATTTACTTATTTGCCTGATTTATATAGATTTATAAAAAAattgtacaccacccttcatctctAGATCTCAGAAGGAGGCACCACTTTTTATTTGTTCTTTGTTTACCAGGCGGATAGTAGGAGAGATTCCTGTGCCCGGTCTCTGTTTAATTCTAACTCATATGAGGCCTTGTGGGCATCTGGTCTTTGTTTGGATGGATGCACACAAAATGCAGACCGTGGcagatgggaactatagtccaaaacagctggagggcaacaggtttgggaaggctgcaGGAGTgtattgtgattcgaggacccgatccccgcttggggaatgaagacacgtggacacagtatattaggttaatgggcaagaaaagaccacaacttcattgattacagcatgtgagaaggtattggcttaggcattggaccacggataatttgactccacccactcagagaggggtgagtctgctGAGGGGTTAATCACCaatagggggagcctgttgatgcaaatacaactataagctctcccctgatgtcaccgagggtcgtgccatggctcCCCGCCACACAGGGCATCGGACATGATCCACGAcctccggattcctttaacggaatacccaaaaaggaaggggtaggcgatggccacaccttgcccttccatacaccaacaacacattccaatgcctaaccgccaaataccaagaaagttgtgacgattgctacaaggtaggcgaaaaaaaccaagaggccggtgccaatttgccaattggaaaaaactcctaccaggccccctgggcaaccagaGCGACCAGCCatgggtccatagcaaggccaagagagAAGCTACGCCCTagagggagtggtgggtgggtgactcgcggtaGATCGGGAGCGAATGGCGGGGAGAACTGGCGCGGCCCTGGGGGGTGGGGCGTGGCGCGCCAGCGAAGGTGAGGGCAGGGGGCCAAACGCCCCCTGCGTGACACAGGAATTGTCTCTcggtcacaacccctcccctttggaaggaggagaggctttatcGGAAACGCAGACAGATGCACGAGCTTTCTCTGTTGCCAAGGTACAGTTGCTCCCCATCAATAAGCAGAATGAGATTGCAGATATGTGGCTTTCGTGCCCTTGGCAGGTTTCGACATCCAACCCTTCTCCACCTTTTTCTCCTAGCTGACCTCTGACTGTTGTTTGATTTGCAGCACTGGCAAATCCCACTGAGCCGAAGGTTTCGTTCTCTGAAGCTCTGGTTTGTGATCCGCTCGTTTGGTGTGAAGAAGCTTCAAGACCACGTCAGACATGTAGGTGAACTGGAGGTGTACATGTGTGACTGGGcaagggtgaatctgtcaattttggtttctaatTTCCCCCACTCAGTTCTAATGAAAATCCattgcgtgtcgagaccccgcagccaccccctcgttggaaataactcacacaaggacacagatattaggtttatgttattgggcaaattttggccacaactttattgaattacagaatgtgagtggtattggcttagccattgattggacctgactatatctgactcctgcccattgtgcaggaagtccagtaagggtaagccactggtagggggagccctgtcgatgcaaaccaactcaagctccccctggtgttcccgtcggggtcttgtcaaggccctagccccccagctgggcttcagactagatcaacacccctgggttcctttaatggaatacccttaagcatggaggggcaggtgatggccacacctcccctccccccccaaggtcaaacaatgcctagcCGCCACAAGAGCCCAAAGGCTCGCTGCCGATTGGCTGGCGGGGCTCTGACATGGCCGGGATCCCCCAGACAACGGGGCACAAAGTCCCCCGcccccggtggggagtgggtggccacgggGTCCACCGCAACtaggaagtggagcggatttggcAGTTTTGGATGAATTTCTTCTAACAATATAtccagctgggatagctcagttggtagagcatgagactcttaatctcagggttgtaggtttgagccccacattgggcaaaagattcctgcgttgcagggggttggactagatgacccttgtgatcccttccagctctacaactctgtgattctatatacATCTTTGTTGGCAATTTTGTGTAATATGCAGAACTTTGGCTAATGAGTCGGATAGGAAAGCAAGCTTGCTAGCCAGCAGCCAGGCACAGTTTTTAAGTGCCAATGGTGAGTAGGTACCCCAAAGTTTCTCCAGCCTTTCTGTATGTTAAAATGTTAATTACTTAAAGCTTTGAGGGTGGTCAGAGATGTCTCATTGGTTCTGGGCAAGATTATGTTTTCATTTTAATTCTGCATCCTATGACTTTTGCACTGCTCTTGGAAATGATAATTGCTTATGCTAAAATAAGAGGACAAAATGGTGATCTTTTTTATAGAAGAATGGAGGCCGTTGGTGGATTATACCTATCAAACTATAATTCTCATATGAAATCACGTGCAGGATTTGAGATAGGAGCAATGGAAGAATGTAGAAAATGGATTTTGCaggcttaaaaaataaatgaagatgCGTGTTAATGCAGATATTAAGGGgtaatttaaaaaatcaaggaaggaggggcaggaagtcaagaagaaaatgtgtaaaaaataaacaaatgaataccTAAGGTTGGAGTTATGTAATAATTTGGaagatttaataaaaatcattgtAAAACAATAATTGCTTATGCTTTTTTGGAAACTGTAGGGCACCGAGATGGCCAAATATTTTGAGTCACTGGTTAGAAGTGACCCCCTGTTTGAAATCCCTGCTAAGAGACACCTTGGACTGGTTGTGTTTCGTTTAAAGGTAAGAGCAAAAGTTCCCCCTCTAGAGTTTAAAACAACCcacttcacccccccaaaaaacagctaTGAAGAAGGAACGTAGGAGAGAATGAATCACTGTGAGCATCTCTAGTATACATCAGATCTCCAATGAAAGGCTGAAGGGGGGTGGAATATAGCCAGGCCATTAACAAGGCTGCTTCATATCCCTCAGTGCAGATACAGTCTAAGTTACTGGCTCTTTCCACATCCTAGTTGCTATGGGTGAGGGAGAAAAATCCCCTAATTTATCCACTTCAAGTATaactttataaacttctgtcatgcaTACACACCCTCCACCAAGTCATCTTTTAATAGGAAAAAGCATAAGTTCACAGACCTGACTTCACTGGTGTTGGTCCAGATTCCTGGGTTAATCAAAATCTATGATGGGAATTGGTGTATTCAGTTGCATGGCCTCTCtctttggtgctgacctttaaagccctcaacggtctcggcccagtatacctgaaggagcatctccacccccatcattcagcccagacactgaggtccagcaccaaggaccttctggcgttccctccctgcgagaagtgaggttacagggaaccaggcagagggccttctcagtggtggcaccctccctgtggaacgccctcccatcagatgtcaaggaaataaacaactatttgacttttagaagacatctgaaggcagccctgtttggggaagtttttaatgtttgatggtttatcgtgtttttaatattctgttaggagctgcccagagtgactggggaaacccagccagttggtcagggtataaataataaattatgattatacTATTACTTTGAAAACAATTTGTACACGGATTATCACAAAATCTTTTGAAAACAGGGCCCTAACTGGATGACAGAAAAGGTCTTAAAAGATCTGAACAAATCGGGGAAGCTCTTTGTTATTCCGGCAACGGTTCATGACAAGTTCATCATTCGGTTCACTGTGACATCTCAGTTTACAACCCGAGAAGACATTCGACGAGACTGGGCCCTCATCCAACAGGCTGCGGTGCAAGTCTTAAACATGCATCATACGCCCAAACCTGCCGCCATCTCAGAGGAAGGGGTCCAAGTTCCCAAGGTGATAACCAGCCCCATTTCAAAATCAATAGGCGCTGCTCCCTTTTTTGACTcggaggaagaagaaagcaaaaggTCCTCATGTAAAATAACTGTGCAGCCTCGAAGAGGCTCTCTGAGCCCTTCTCCGTGGTTGTTCGGTGACAATGTCGCTGTGCCTGAGGATCCTCATTTAGACGACTGCTTTGCAGAAGGCAGCCTGAGCCCCACCAACCACAAAGTGCCCTCGTTCTCTGTTcaaagcaagaagaagaccgcTCGCTCTCTCAGTGTGCCAACAGCTGGCTTCTGGGAATCGAGCCACCCAAAGGCCGTGGGCTTGGAGGTCCCTGGGAAGAGTGGACCTTGCACCAGCGAGAAACTCCTTTCCCAATTGCCCAGAGAGATACTGATGCTCAAGAAAAGCGCCCTGAAGAAACACCTGAAATTTTACAGCGTGCCCAGTTTTCCCGAATGCACGATTCAGTGTGGGCTCCAGCTGCCGTGCTGCCCTCTACAGGCCACCGTGTAGTCAGTCCTCCAACCTCAACGGCTGTCCCTCTCCTCGAGGCAGCGAGAACCAAAGCCTGCTTATTCTCATGCAACGCAATAATCTATGGCCCTCtctaataatatataaaataattatattaGTTACAGAAGACTctgtgctatttttttttaaaagcctgtatATTTAATAAgtttaaaagagaaataaaactattTAGCATTGTGCCTGGCGTTTCATGTTTCATTCCAGATTCTCCGCTTCCATATGGAATTTTTGCATTGTGGGTTTGTAAGCTATCAAACAAAAGGGGGTTAGCAACTAGAGGCCATTAGTTCAAAACTGCCCCCTTGAGAattggtgtgggttttttggtacaatcttttttattcagttttacactacgcatttaaattcaaacattagaCATCAGCATCAGCATTTAGGATTTCCTGAATCCTTAGACTCCTCTCtacccttccatggtttccatattCAACCTTTTTCGATTGCATCACATATCTATTTTTCTTAAAGAATCCatttttaccttagtttttaGCACATTACAAacgttactcaaatcctgccaaagtttttagttgtttacagtgtcaACAGATGTCATTTTCCTCATGGTATTTTCAGGACAGGAAATGCTGAACATGTAGGATTTCTGTCTTTTTGATGCACAAAACCCTTTGCTAGGATGAAAAGTTGTCAACAGTCctcagctgtcagggaactgccatcggagaaacaggaggtgaaagggctcacagaggctgagagagacttatcagctgaggagggaaccagcagggggagaggaagagctccaagggaaagtgaatcggagggagggctcagagatacttccagcgaaaacagtgggaaggtttcaggacctcccatagggacacccactcctcgccggaaactgtcacgccgagagtccagaagacgcgtttccgttaaggaacttttatgctggaagaagttccgtaaacgcccactgtctgattctacaagcgactgacggagccatgcttaaggagctccgtcacagacagaggtttgtggacttagccaaactctgagggactaggaacttcacgcacaagcagctcatcatcccatcacatcaGCCTTTTTTAGTTTCAGAGGAAGGAATAGCACCAACAAATGTTGGAATGAGAAATGCTGTCAAGGAAACCATGTTCTTCTTTCTGCTGGAAAAACACCACAAGCCAACAGCCAGAAATAAGTCATACTTGAAACTCGTGGGATCTGTTTTGCAAAACGGTAATTTatggaaaaaatattttacaCATGTTAGTACATCACTGCTGAGTTAGGCGCATCTACTTTATAGAACAAGGATATCCTGAAATGTGAGGACATTGTCGCAATGATTGGGCAATCTAGAAAAGGGTTGATTAGGTCAAGGTGGTCTGAAGGTTAATTCACTTGCTCCAGCACGATTTTGGTTTCCAGCGATAATGGAGACGTTCATTcagtactgaaatatactcagagtcgagagtggatttcatgctctttattcagctcatagtggtgaggaggaatgaaagtcccctcaaagtatctgctttatatacattatttacacaatgggctgcacgtgactggctaattccggaattctcctgtaggccaatcgggttgtggattcacttccatctggagctggattgggtggctcctgcagaccaatcatcctgctgcattgttctaggaccaatcagactgctgcattctgaatcctattgttctgggaccaatcagactgctgcattttggatcctattgttctaggaccaatcaaactgctgcattttggatcctattcaactcagtacataacaagtacTCAATAAACCATATGGCAGGAACTCGTATGCAGATCATGCAGATTTTAGTGctaaatttaaaaaacagcaaagacctgatgaagagagcatagcagaggttatattttctgagaatcctccggaaaaacaatctctcaaaggacctgttgatggcattttaccattgtactgtggagagtgtattaacttatggtctgtgtgtgtggtttgggagctgcacggccagggaaaaaacaatgctgtccaaggttgtaaagactgtggagagaataattgggtgcactcttcccaccttagatcaaatctatgcttccaggtgccataagaaagctgcagagatagcgcaggatagtgcgcaccccggaaatgatctctttcagcttctgccttctggaagaaggtacagggttatgaagactaggactagccgtctgagaaacagtttctacccaaatgcaattctggttttaaacgcagtataaggagtctctataggagtatattgtattttaaaatggggtttcagagtttttaaggggtttctgaatgtcttatgtagattttctaatttcattgttctgtatgggacaatgacaataaagatatcgtatcataAAAGGAATGTGTATGTAAAACAAGAATACAGGAACTCCTATGACAGAAAGGAGAACCTCAGGtcctctcacagtgaccaaccagatactTATAAGAAACCCACAAAtgggatctgagtgcaacaggacTC
The nucleotide sequence above comes from Podarcis raffonei isolate rPodRaf1 chromosome 14, rPodRaf1.pri, whole genome shotgun sequence. Encoded proteins:
- the HDC gene encoding histidine decarboxylase; this translates as MDQEEYRQRGKEMVDYICQYLTSLRERRVSPDVQPGYMRDQLPDSAPFEPESWDNIFKDIEKIIMPGVVHWQSPHMHAYFPALTSWPSLLGDMLADAINCLGFTWASSPACTELEMNVMDWLAQMLGLPNFFLHHHPDSRGGGILQSTVSESTLVALLAARKNRILEMKESEPGADDSALNSRLIAYASDQAHSSVEKAGLISLVKMRFLPVDENFSLRGETLKKAIEEDRSRGLVPIFVCATLGTTGVCAFDSLSELGPVCSKEGLWLHVDAAYAGTAFLCPEFRTFLTGIEYADSFTFNPSKWMMVHFDCTAFWIKDKNKLQQTFSVNPIYLRHPNTGSATDFMHWQIPLSRRFRSLKLWFVIRSFGVKKLQDHVRHGTEMAKYFESLVRSDPLFEIPAKRHLGLVVFRLKGPNWMTEKVLKDLNKSGKLFVIPATVHDKFIIRFTVTSQFTTREDIRRDWALIQQAAVQVLNMHHTPKPAAISEEGVQVPKVITSPISKSIGAAPFFDSEEEESKRSSCKITVQPRRGSLSPSPWLFGDNVAVPEDPHLDDCFAEGSLSPTNHKVPSFSVQSKKKTARSLSVPTAGFWESSHPKAVGLEVPGKSGPCTSEKLLSQLPREILMLKKSALKKHLKFYSVPSFPECTIQCGLQLPCCPLQATV